The following are encoded together in the Culex pipiens pallens isolate TS chromosome 1, TS_CPP_V2, whole genome shotgun sequence genome:
- the LOC120416440 gene encoding uncharacterized protein LOC120416440, translated as MDAQIKRARYLSSKEFSVLFAQTVHIFPSIWNRSLRENRSLIVVNVAWEKIASILGNGLTAKQCQQKWRTMRNNYTAQLRKAARNGTDLVFLNGAMDFVRPYTISGLAYPAGNGNDSSSDCEVVEEEEETVVSSDVNKLVELPEVTTTTTSGDGKDPLGNDYDDAPAACQHIQIDSSDGDALFLLSVLPEMEAMNEEQKRAFKNTVQALVKQFLD; from the exons ATGGACGCACAAATAAAACGCGCCCGATACCTTTCCTCGAAAGAGTTCAGCGTTCTCTTCGCCCAAACAGTGCACATCTTCCCGAGCATCTGGAACCGGAGCCTGCGCGAGAACCGGAGCCTAATAGTGGTTAATGTAGCCTGGGAGAAGATTGCTAGTATTCTTGGCAACGGGT TAACGGCCAAGCAATGCCAGCAAAAGTGGCGTACGATGCGGAACAACTACACGGCCCAGCTCCGAAAGGCGGCCCGAAACGGGACAGACCTCGTGTTCCTTAACGGCGCCATGGACTTTGTCCGTCCGTATACGATTTCCGGCCTAGCTTATCCTGCTGGCAACGGTAACGATTCCAGCAGCGACTGCGAAGTGGTCgaagaggaggaggagacgGTGGTTAGTTCCGATGTCAATAAACTTGTGGAACTACCGGAAGtaacgacaacgacgacgagtGGTGACGGCAAAGATCCGCTTGGTAACGACTATGACGATGCTCCGGCAGCTTGTCAGCACATCCAGATAGACAGCTCCGACGGAGATGCTCTGTTTCTGCTGAGCGTGCTGCCAGAAATGGAAGCGATGAACGAGGAACAGAAGCGAGCCTTTAAGAACACCGTGCAGGCATTAGTCAAGCAGTTTCTTGATTGA
- the LOC128092275 gene encoding uncharacterized protein LOC128092275 codes for MSAEKIETFLKNTAFMTEFIPHVQSFPCLWDKDFEESRSRFSRQQAWVQISDKIGPEKLTAKECQALWTKLRICYTVHLRHLSRGRTSRFKLAKPLEFLGPYVDIQLRKPVKSAKKVVPVADEGDSGEDDPPPVAESGVTEEDCLIEYCPEEDGEEEQVDGLQNIADQTIVVYVLFPEAAC; via the exons ATGTCCgccgaaaaaatcgaaacattccTCAAAAACACAGCATTCATGACCGAATTCATACCCCACGTGCAATCCTTCCCATGCCTGTGGGACAAAGACTTTGAAGAATCCCGCAGCCGCTTCTCGCGACAGCAAGCCTGGGTGCAAATCTCCGACAAAATCGGACCGGAAAAGC TCACCGCCAAAGAGTGCCAAGCGCTGTGGACCAAGCTGCGGATCTGCTACACCGTACACCTGCGCCATCTGTCCCGCGGACGCACCAGCCGTTTCAAGCTGGCCAAGCCGCTGGAGTTTTTGGGTCCATATGTGGACATTCAGCTGAGGAAGCCGGTGAAAAGTGCAAAGAAGGTGGTGCCGGTGGCGGACGAGGGAGATTCCGGCGAGGATGATCCGCCACCAGTCGCGGAGAGCGGCGTAACCGAAGAAGACTGCCTGATCGAGTACTGTCCGGAGGAGGACGGAGAGGAAGAGCAGGTTGACGGCTTGCAGAACATTGCGGATCAGACGATTGTGGTGTACGTGCTGTTTCCGGAAGCAGCGTGCTGA